A single Gambusia affinis linkage group LG22, SWU_Gaff_1.0, whole genome shotgun sequence DNA region contains:
- the mtmr9 gene encoding myotubularin-related protein 9 translates to MEFAELIKTPRVDGVVLHRPFMPTVEGTLCLTGHHLILSSRQDNTEELWLLHSNIDSIEKRFVGSVGNIIVKCKDLRVIQLDIPGMDECLNIASSIEALSTLDSVSLMYPFFYRPMFEVIEDGWNSFLPQDAFKDLESMTDEWRLSEVNKDFTVCSSYPPLVAVPKSIDDDTLRKVATFRHGGRFPVLSYYHKKNGMVMMRAGQPLTGTNGRRCKEDEKLINATLRPGKRGYVIDTRTINVAQQAKARGGGFESEGNYPQWRRIHKAIERYTVLQESLIKLVEACSDQSHSMDRWLSKLEASNWQTHIKEILTTACLAAQCIDREGASVLVHGTEGTDSTLQVTSLAQIILDPACRTIKGFQSLVEREWLQAGHPFQHRCAQSAYSNSKPRQEAPVFLLFLDCVWQILRQFPCSFEFNESFLVLLFEHAYASQFGTFLGSCAADRARLSLPEKTVSLWSWVNRPQELEHLTNPLYEANSLVIWPSVAPQSLLLWEGVFLRWNRSSKCLDEAYDEMVHIIEYNKELQNKVNSLRRQLAQLETDDPLLNTP, encoded by the exons ATGGAGTTTGCTGAACTGATAAAGACCCCCAGAGTGGACGGGGTGGTCCTGCATCGACCCTTTATGCCCACGGTGGAGGGAACTCTGTGTTTAACCGGCCACCATTTGATTCTCTCCtctagacaggacaacacagaggaGCTTTGGCTGCTCCATTCAAACATAGACTCCATAGAGAAAAG ATTTGTTGGCTCTGTTGGAAACATCATAGTTAAATGCAAAGACCTGAGGGTGATCCAGCTTGACATTCCTGGCATGGATGAGTGTCTGAACATTGCCAGCTCTATTGAG GCTCTGTCTACACTTGACTCTGTCTCTCTGATGTATCCTTTCTTCTACCGGCCCATGTTTGAAGTTATTGAAGACGGGTGGAATTCATTTCTTCCTCAGGATGCTTTTAAGGATTTAGAATCGATG ACAGATGAGTGGCGACTGAGTGAAGTTAACAAAGACTTCACCGTATGTTCGTCATATCCCCCTCTAGTGGCAGTTCCTAAAAGCATTGACGATGACACGCTCAGGAAAGTAGCCACATTCCGCCATGGCGGGCGTTTCCCAGTGCTAAGCTACTACCACAAGAAGAACGGCATGGTCATGATGCGAGCGGGGCAGCCCCTCACTGGCACCAACGGGCGGCGCTGCAAAGAAGACGAGAAGCTCATCAACGCCACCCTGAGGCCAGGAAAACGGGGATACGTAATCGATACACGGACCATAAACGTCGCCCAGCAGGCCAAAGCTCGAGGCGGCGGGTTCGAGTCTGAGGGTAACTACCCACAGTGGAGGAGGATCCACAAAGCCATTGAAAG GTACACCGTCCTCCAGGAAAGCCTGATTAAGCTGGTGGAGGCCTGCAGTGATCAGTCTCACAGCATGGACCGCTGGCTAAGCAAGCTGGAAGCCTCCAACTGGCAGACTCACATCAAGGAGATCCTCACCACTGCTTGCTTGGCTGCCCAGTGCATTGACAG GGAGGGAGCGTCGGTGCTTGTTCACGGAACAGAGGGGACAGACTCCACCCTGCAGGTGACGTCCTTGGCTCAGATCATCTTGGATCCGGCCTGCAGGACCATTAAAGGCTTCCAGAGTCTGGTGGAGCGGGAGTGGCTCCAG GCAGGTCACCCGTTCCAGCATCGCTGCGCCCAGTCCGCCTATTCCAACAGCAAGCCGCGGCAAGAGGCTCCTGTCTTTCTGCTCTTCTTGGACTGCGTGTGGCAAATCCTTCGGCAGTTTCCCTGTTCTTTTGAGTTCAATGAGAGCTTCTTGGTGCTGCTCTTTGAACATGCCTATGCCTCCCAGTTTGGTACCTTCTTAGGCAGCTGTGCAGCGGACAG AGCCAGGCTGTCTCTTCCTGAGAAGACGGTGTCGCTGTGGTCATGGGTAAATCGGCCTCAGGAGCTGGAGCATCTGACCAACCCCCTTTACGAGGCCAACAGTCTTGTGATCTGGCCCTCTGTGGCTCCTCAGAGTCTGCTTCTGTGGGAAG GAGTTTTCCTTCGCTGGAACCGCTCATCCAAGTGTTTGGATGAGGCTTACGACGAAATGGTGCACATAATTGAATACAACAAGGAGCTTCAGAACAAAGTGAACAGTCTGCGCCGGCAGCTGGCTCAACTGGAAACAGACGATCCTCTGCTGAACACGCCATAG